The Mastomys coucha isolate ucsf_1 unplaced genomic scaffold, UCSF_Mcou_1 pScaffold13, whole genome shotgun sequence genome has a window encoding:
- the Jcad gene encoding junctional protein associated with coronary artery disease isoform X3, translating to MDARILSKNNRFLNHPSLAWSSQPQSNRDHIYWSRGRQEGSGSLCPTNRKELAIRGMAQAHSLPIHVRESPWEVAGRTEHVMKNAVWEEELRMQDVSLESWKQPRELGRQASDTDGQKGSQERFEGLYQFVHGEHVPASQNKKKSQSLPGALSPKSLNFTEIPVPLHDGHTTGVPKVPPYPPSFPPPLEPTRNLEKASFSGPFPRPKFGKPLKTPCYGSHSQPRGEGGFQDHQHRDPRGSYPTRSKDPSHELGMLDTGLEPPMYVPPPSYRSPPQHIPNPYLEDPVPTHVSSHQSQQQLPEKPEGSCPLPSGSLAARDLYDAMPGSPPQGLPPQPYPVATHGGSIQYIPFDDPRIRHIKLAQPPEFYKEAKLDDTPYNSGLITKQEPAVGERQYGDVFSTPWGPTPPPVNQRGSALVHSSPRWLQGQQPMGIEPGGFHGQTEHHIMRRLATDVRDSKAESHASSPQPQSEGTCKTYTKLRKFETGVQSKKSSKKSNATIFCLVSVPVKSESLVPDTDTNNNDLKLEAAKTHGRCQGPALEEQRLLSMSSTDLELQALMGNMAWRRTSPRQGLGESEDGQTDDPRILHLIKPRELLASGLWPGHQYRDQQTQTSFPEDSKSSQLLPATKPGEASNAAPTPTGPDTTASEAHLQEALAFSDQNQKASVPHLRGQMSLSPSRNSAFSRTSSAISQASLPKGAPAQLPSANPVPKPEVVKGESTTGQCNSTQLFGQFLLKPVSRRPWDLISQLESFNKELQEEEESRGASGSEDGEAEQPEGCDDSRAKTWDHQESRIEWQPAGLALEDAASPHGRIHESQSWTEELKPGYPGAHPQSLGPSQEEGSRGGPVQWADRNLTAEQKSQEVLNGMCERDISPRPVSRIAPIDTKAAPLFCLAEPRGSQELTKVSDALGSVQLGRETPTKVDSGGDTEVLPCVLLPLADKYQGLSTPDFRSLELTLGQEQSAYKSECLGLENTMEVLPSESLQERAERILGIEVAMESLLPGARRTEQSQLPEPDASACGPRSSREDSSPSLAPPGSLTVATDAFYGRRKCGWTESPLFVGERAPQASVSSDVDGFPASQATSPEPGQKDEEAKPPFKSTLFHFMEKSTNVVDPEKSLRNPSKEMESLQDKLVSPPKRADSVRLMRMREVKSLSQMGCLSSKSADSMEEPDPLEVIKSPAQLPEGLTSLSGKDQAWQSGHLPPVPQDENGHPEVPREKMSDQDLWCADAYDPSRVERV from the exons ATGGATGCCAGGATCCTCTCCAAGAACAACAG GTTTTTAAATCACCCTTCCTTAGCATGGTCCTCTCAGCCGCAAAGTAATAGAGACCACATCTACTGGagcagaggaagacaggagggCAGTGGCTCCCTGTGTCCCACGAACCGGAAGGAACTGGCGATCAGAGGAATGGCTCAGGCTCACAGTCTGCCCATCCATGTGAGAGAGAGTCCATGGGAAGTTGCAGGAAGGACAGAGCATGTGATGAAGAATGCTGTTTgggaagaagagctgagaatgcaGGATGTGAGCTTGGAAAGCTGGAAGCAGCCGAGGGAGTTAGGGAGGCAGGCATCTGATACTGATGGACAGAAGGGGTCTCAGGAAAGGTTCGAGGGTCTGTACCAGTTTGTTCATGGAGAGCACGTGCCGGCAtctcagaacaaaaagaaatctcaGTCATTGCCTGGAGCTCTTTCTCCTAAGAGTCTAAATTTCACAGAAATTCCTGTTCCACTACACGATGGTCACACAACAGGTGTCCCAAAAGTGCCACCATATCCTCCCAGCTTCCCACCACCTTTGGAACCCACGAGGAACCTTGAGAAGGCTAGCTTCTCAGGCCCTTTTCCCAGGCCTAAGTTTGGGAAACCCCTTAAGACTCCATGCTATGGCTCTCACTCACAGCCCAGGGGAGAAGGTGGATTTCAGGACCACCAGCACAGGGACCCACGTGGCTCCTACCCAACAAGAAGTAAGGATCCCAGCCATGAGTTGGGTATGCTGGACACTGGCTTGGAGCCCCCAATGTATGTGCCTCCACCTTCATACAGGTCACCCCCTCAGCACATTCCAAACCCCTACCTTGAAGATCCTGTGCCCACGCATGTGAGCAGCCACCAGAGTCAGCAGCAACTACCTGAGAAACCTGAGGGCAGCTGTCCACTTCCTTCTGGCTCCCTTGCAGCTAGGGATCTCTATGATGCAATGCCTGGCTCTCCTCCTCAAGGTCTTCCTCCACAGCCCTATCCTGTTGCCACCCATGGGGGTTCTATTCAGTACATTCCATTTGATGATCCACGGATCCGACATATCAAACTAGCTCAGCCCCCAGAATTCTATAAAGAGGCAAAGCTTGATGACACGCCCTATAACTCTGGTCTCATCACTAAGCAAGAGCCAGCTGTTGGAGAAAGACAGTACGGTGATGTCTTTTCAACACCGTGGGGCCCAACACCTCCACCAGTCAACCAGCGGGGCTCGGCCTTGGTCCATTCCAGTCCCCGGTGGCTGCAGGGTCAGCAACCCATGGGCATTGAACCTGGAGGCTTCCATGGCCAAACAGAGCATCATATCATGAGAAGATTAGCAACTGATGTGAGAGACAGCAAGGCAGAAAGCCATGCCTCTTCACCACAGCCACAGAGTGAAGGCACCTGCAAAACCTACACTAAGCTCAGAAAGTTTGAAACTGGGGTTCAGAGCaagaaaagttcaaagaaaaGTAACGCAACcatattttgtttggtttctgtccCAGTTAAATCTGAGTCACTTGTGCCAGATACAGACACAAACAACAATGACTTAAAGCTGGAAGCTGCTAAGACCCACGGGCGGTGCCAGGGTCCAGCCCTGGAGGAGCAGAGGCTGCTGAGTATGTCTTCCACCGACCTGGAGCTGCAAGCCCTCATGGGAAACATGGCTTGGAGAAGAACATCCCCAAGGCAAGGTCTGGGGGAGTCAGAAGATGGCCAAACCGATGACCCCAGAATTCTCCATCTCATCAAACCCAGAGAACTTCTGGCTTCAGGCTTATGGCCAGGACACCAGTACAGAGATCAGCAGACCCAAACCAGTTTCCCTGAAGACTCCAAAAGCTCACAGCTCCTCCCTGCCACAAAGCCAGGAGAGGCCAGCAACGCAGCACCGACCCCAACAGGCCCAGATACCACTGCCTCTGAAGCACACCTGCAGGAGGCCTTAGCATTCAGTGACCAAAATCAGAAGGCCAGCGTACCTCACCTCCGAGGGCAAATGTCCCTCAGCCCATCGCGAAACAGTGCTTTCTCAAGGACTTCCTCAGCCATAAGCCAGGCATCTCTGCCCAAAGGGGCCCCTGCCCAGCTCCCTAGTGCCAACCCTGTACCCAAGCCAGAGGTGGTGAAGGGGGAATCCACAACAGGCCAATGCAACAGCACACAACTCTTTGGTCAGTTTCTCTTGAAACCAGTTAGCCGGCGGCCCTGGGATCTGATAAGTCAGTTAGAAAGTTTTAACAAGGAGcttcaggaagaggaagaaagccgTGGGGCTAGCGGTAGCGAGGATGGTGAGGCAGAACAGCCAGAGGGCTGTGATGACTCCAGAGCCAAAACTTGGGACCACCAGGAAAGCAGAATAGAGTGGCAGCCTGCAGGGCTGGCACTGGAGGACGCAGCTTCCCCGCATGGGAGAATTCACGAGTCACAGAGCTGGACTGAAGAACTGAAACCTGGCTACCCAGGTGCCCATCCACAGTCCCTGGGCCCATCACAGGAGGAAGGCAGCAGAGGTGGTCCAGTCCAGTGGGCAGATAGAAACCTGACTGCAGAGCAGAAGAGCCAGGAGGTTTTGAATGGGATGTGTGAGCGAGACATTAGCCCAAGACCTGTGAGCAGGATTGCTCCCATTGACACAAAAGCAGCCCCTTTGTTCTGCCTGGCAGAACCCCGAGGAAGTCAAGAGCTCACCAAAGTCAGCGATGCTTTAGGGTCTGTGCAGCTGGGCAGAGAGACTCCCACAAAGGTGGATAGTGGTGGGGACACAGAGGTCCTACCCTGTGTGCTGCTGCCCCTTGCTGACAAATACCAAGGCCTCTCAACACCAGACTTTCGGTCTTTAGAGCTCACACTAGGACAAGAGCAGAGTGCCTATAAATCAGAGTGTCTGGGTTTAGAGAACACCATGGAAGTCCTTCCAAGTGAGTCTCTgcaggaaagggcagagaggatCCTGGGTATCGAGGTGGCCATGGAGTCCCTTCTGCCAGGTGCCAGGAGAACAGAACAGAGCCAGCTCCCTGAGCCTGACGCAAGTGCCTGCGGCCCAAGGTCATCCAGAGAGGACTCATCGCCCAGCTTGGCACCACCAGGGAGCCTTACAGTGGCCACAGATGCCTTCTATGGCAGGAGGAAGTGTGGCTGGACTGAGAGTCCCCTTTTTGTAGGAGAAAGGGCCCCCCAGGCTTCTGTTTCCTCAGATGTGGATGGCTTCCCTGCAAGCCAGGCCACCAGTCCTGAGCCTGGGCAAAAGGATGAGGAGGCGAAACCACCCTTCAAGTCCACTCTGTTCCACTTCATGGAAAAGTCCACAAATGTGGTGGACCCTGAAAAAAGTCTCAGAAACCCTTCCAAAGAGATGGAGAGCTTACAAGATAAACTGGTATCACCCCCCAAAAGGGCAGACTCGGTTCGCTTGATGAGAATGAGGGAGGTAAAGTCCTTGTCTCAGATGGGGTGTCTGAGCTCCAAGAGTGCTGACTCCATGGAGGAGCCTGATCCCTTAGAGGTCATCAAGAGTCCAGCCCAGCTGCCAGAAGGTCTTACTTCCCTGAGTGGGAAAGACCAGGCCTGGCAATCAGGGCACCTGCCCCCTGTCCCTCAGGATGAAAATGGACACCCTGAAGTGCCAAGGGAGAAGATGTCAGACCAGGACTTGTGGTGTGCAG
- the Jcad gene encoding junctional protein associated with coronary artery disease isoform X2 → MLLKAVDNCLFRSFQSHHHCQSLSGISTRFLNHPSLAWSSQPQSNRDHIYWSRGRQEGSGSLCPTNRKELAIRGMAQAHSLPIHVRESPWEVAGRTEHVMKNAVWEEELRMQDVSLESWKQPRELGRQASDTDGQKGSQERFEGLYQFVHGEHVPASQNKKKSQSLPGALSPKSLNFTEIPVPLHDGHTTGVPKVPPYPPSFPPPLEPTRNLEKASFSGPFPRPKFGKPLKTPCYGSHSQPRGEGGFQDHQHRDPRGSYPTRSKDPSHELGMLDTGLEPPMYVPPPSYRSPPQHIPNPYLEDPVPTHVSSHQSQQQLPEKPEGSCPLPSGSLAARDLYDAMPGSPPQGLPPQPYPVATHGGSIQYIPFDDPRIRHIKLAQPPEFYKEAKLDDTPYNSGLITKQEPAVGERQYGDVFSTPWGPTPPPVNQRGSALVHSSPRWLQGQQPMGIEPGGFHGQTEHHIMRRLATDVRDSKAESHASSPQPQSEGTCKTYTKLRKFETGVQSKKSSKKSNATIFCLVSVPVKSESLVPDTDTNNNDLKLEAAKTHGRCQGPALEEQRLLSMSSTDLELQALMGNMAWRRTSPRQGLGESEDGQTDDPRILHLIKPRELLASGLWPGHQYRDQQTQTSFPEDSKSSQLLPATKPGEASNAAPTPTGPDTTASEAHLQEALAFSDQNQKASVPHLRGQMSLSPSRNSAFSRTSSAISQASLPKGAPAQLPSANPVPKPEVVKGESTTGQCNSTQLFGQFLLKPVSRRPWDLISQLESFNKELQEEEESRGASGSEDGEAEQPEGCDDSRAKTWDHQESRIEWQPAGLALEDAASPHGRIHESQSWTEELKPGYPGAHPQSLGPSQEEGSRGGPVQWADRNLTAEQKSQEVLNGMCERDISPRPVSRIAPIDTKAAPLFCLAEPRGSQELTKVSDALGSVQLGRETPTKVDSGGDTEVLPCVLLPLADKYQGLSTPDFRSLELTLGQEQSAYKSECLGLENTMEVLPSESLQERAERILGIEVAMESLLPGARRTEQSQLPEPDASACGPRSSREDSSPSLAPPGSLTVATDAFYGRRKCGWTESPLFVGERAPQASVSSDVDGFPASQATSPEPGQKDEEAKPPFKSTLFHFMEKSTNVVDPEKSLRNPSKEMESLQDKLVSPPKRADSVRLMRMREVKSLSQMGCLSSKSADSMEEPDPLEVIKSPAQLPEGLTSLSGKDQAWQSGHLPPVPQDENGHPEVPREKMSDQDLWCADAYDPSRVERV, encoded by the coding sequence GTTTTTAAATCACCCTTCCTTAGCATGGTCCTCTCAGCCGCAAAGTAATAGAGACCACATCTACTGGagcagaggaagacaggagggCAGTGGCTCCCTGTGTCCCACGAACCGGAAGGAACTGGCGATCAGAGGAATGGCTCAGGCTCACAGTCTGCCCATCCATGTGAGAGAGAGTCCATGGGAAGTTGCAGGAAGGACAGAGCATGTGATGAAGAATGCTGTTTgggaagaagagctgagaatgcaGGATGTGAGCTTGGAAAGCTGGAAGCAGCCGAGGGAGTTAGGGAGGCAGGCATCTGATACTGATGGACAGAAGGGGTCTCAGGAAAGGTTCGAGGGTCTGTACCAGTTTGTTCATGGAGAGCACGTGCCGGCAtctcagaacaaaaagaaatctcaGTCATTGCCTGGAGCTCTTTCTCCTAAGAGTCTAAATTTCACAGAAATTCCTGTTCCACTACACGATGGTCACACAACAGGTGTCCCAAAAGTGCCACCATATCCTCCCAGCTTCCCACCACCTTTGGAACCCACGAGGAACCTTGAGAAGGCTAGCTTCTCAGGCCCTTTTCCCAGGCCTAAGTTTGGGAAACCCCTTAAGACTCCATGCTATGGCTCTCACTCACAGCCCAGGGGAGAAGGTGGATTTCAGGACCACCAGCACAGGGACCCACGTGGCTCCTACCCAACAAGAAGTAAGGATCCCAGCCATGAGTTGGGTATGCTGGACACTGGCTTGGAGCCCCCAATGTATGTGCCTCCACCTTCATACAGGTCACCCCCTCAGCACATTCCAAACCCCTACCTTGAAGATCCTGTGCCCACGCATGTGAGCAGCCACCAGAGTCAGCAGCAACTACCTGAGAAACCTGAGGGCAGCTGTCCACTTCCTTCTGGCTCCCTTGCAGCTAGGGATCTCTATGATGCAATGCCTGGCTCTCCTCCTCAAGGTCTTCCTCCACAGCCCTATCCTGTTGCCACCCATGGGGGTTCTATTCAGTACATTCCATTTGATGATCCACGGATCCGACATATCAAACTAGCTCAGCCCCCAGAATTCTATAAAGAGGCAAAGCTTGATGACACGCCCTATAACTCTGGTCTCATCACTAAGCAAGAGCCAGCTGTTGGAGAAAGACAGTACGGTGATGTCTTTTCAACACCGTGGGGCCCAACACCTCCACCAGTCAACCAGCGGGGCTCGGCCTTGGTCCATTCCAGTCCCCGGTGGCTGCAGGGTCAGCAACCCATGGGCATTGAACCTGGAGGCTTCCATGGCCAAACAGAGCATCATATCATGAGAAGATTAGCAACTGATGTGAGAGACAGCAAGGCAGAAAGCCATGCCTCTTCACCACAGCCACAGAGTGAAGGCACCTGCAAAACCTACACTAAGCTCAGAAAGTTTGAAACTGGGGTTCAGAGCaagaaaagttcaaagaaaaGTAACGCAACcatattttgtttggtttctgtccCAGTTAAATCTGAGTCACTTGTGCCAGATACAGACACAAACAACAATGACTTAAAGCTGGAAGCTGCTAAGACCCACGGGCGGTGCCAGGGTCCAGCCCTGGAGGAGCAGAGGCTGCTGAGTATGTCTTCCACCGACCTGGAGCTGCAAGCCCTCATGGGAAACATGGCTTGGAGAAGAACATCCCCAAGGCAAGGTCTGGGGGAGTCAGAAGATGGCCAAACCGATGACCCCAGAATTCTCCATCTCATCAAACCCAGAGAACTTCTGGCTTCAGGCTTATGGCCAGGACACCAGTACAGAGATCAGCAGACCCAAACCAGTTTCCCTGAAGACTCCAAAAGCTCACAGCTCCTCCCTGCCACAAAGCCAGGAGAGGCCAGCAACGCAGCACCGACCCCAACAGGCCCAGATACCACTGCCTCTGAAGCACACCTGCAGGAGGCCTTAGCATTCAGTGACCAAAATCAGAAGGCCAGCGTACCTCACCTCCGAGGGCAAATGTCCCTCAGCCCATCGCGAAACAGTGCTTTCTCAAGGACTTCCTCAGCCATAAGCCAGGCATCTCTGCCCAAAGGGGCCCCTGCCCAGCTCCCTAGTGCCAACCCTGTACCCAAGCCAGAGGTGGTGAAGGGGGAATCCACAACAGGCCAATGCAACAGCACACAACTCTTTGGTCAGTTTCTCTTGAAACCAGTTAGCCGGCGGCCCTGGGATCTGATAAGTCAGTTAGAAAGTTTTAACAAGGAGcttcaggaagaggaagaaagccgTGGGGCTAGCGGTAGCGAGGATGGTGAGGCAGAACAGCCAGAGGGCTGTGATGACTCCAGAGCCAAAACTTGGGACCACCAGGAAAGCAGAATAGAGTGGCAGCCTGCAGGGCTGGCACTGGAGGACGCAGCTTCCCCGCATGGGAGAATTCACGAGTCACAGAGCTGGACTGAAGAACTGAAACCTGGCTACCCAGGTGCCCATCCACAGTCCCTGGGCCCATCACAGGAGGAAGGCAGCAGAGGTGGTCCAGTCCAGTGGGCAGATAGAAACCTGACTGCAGAGCAGAAGAGCCAGGAGGTTTTGAATGGGATGTGTGAGCGAGACATTAGCCCAAGACCTGTGAGCAGGATTGCTCCCATTGACACAAAAGCAGCCCCTTTGTTCTGCCTGGCAGAACCCCGAGGAAGTCAAGAGCTCACCAAAGTCAGCGATGCTTTAGGGTCTGTGCAGCTGGGCAGAGAGACTCCCACAAAGGTGGATAGTGGTGGGGACACAGAGGTCCTACCCTGTGTGCTGCTGCCCCTTGCTGACAAATACCAAGGCCTCTCAACACCAGACTTTCGGTCTTTAGAGCTCACACTAGGACAAGAGCAGAGTGCCTATAAATCAGAGTGTCTGGGTTTAGAGAACACCATGGAAGTCCTTCCAAGTGAGTCTCTgcaggaaagggcagagaggatCCTGGGTATCGAGGTGGCCATGGAGTCCCTTCTGCCAGGTGCCAGGAGAACAGAACAGAGCCAGCTCCCTGAGCCTGACGCAAGTGCCTGCGGCCCAAGGTCATCCAGAGAGGACTCATCGCCCAGCTTGGCACCACCAGGGAGCCTTACAGTGGCCACAGATGCCTTCTATGGCAGGAGGAAGTGTGGCTGGACTGAGAGTCCCCTTTTTGTAGGAGAAAGGGCCCCCCAGGCTTCTGTTTCCTCAGATGTGGATGGCTTCCCTGCAAGCCAGGCCACCAGTCCTGAGCCTGGGCAAAAGGATGAGGAGGCGAAACCACCCTTCAAGTCCACTCTGTTCCACTTCATGGAAAAGTCCACAAATGTGGTGGACCCTGAAAAAAGTCTCAGAAACCCTTCCAAAGAGATGGAGAGCTTACAAGATAAACTGGTATCACCCCCCAAAAGGGCAGACTCGGTTCGCTTGATGAGAATGAGGGAGGTAAAGTCCTTGTCTCAGATGGGGTGTCTGAGCTCCAAGAGTGCTGACTCCATGGAGGAGCCTGATCCCTTAGAGGTCATCAAGAGTCCAGCCCAGCTGCCAGAAGGTCTTACTTCCCTGAGTGGGAAAGACCAGGCCTGGCAATCAGGGCACCTGCCCCCTGTCCCTCAGGATGAAAATGGACACCCTGAAGTGCCAAGGGAGAAGATGTCAGACCAGGACTTGTGGTGTGCAG
- the Jcad gene encoding junctional protein associated with coronary artery disease isoform X1: MYSVEDLLISHGYKPARDATAPHEDKSERCRSTRTGPRAGQGLLNGYKDGPTAHAHSRTSLGTGHVSNSKDRSSKPRGHREPQSTARTPEAGFLNHPSLAWSSQPQSNRDHIYWSRGRQEGSGSLCPTNRKELAIRGMAQAHSLPIHVRESPWEVAGRTEHVMKNAVWEEELRMQDVSLESWKQPRELGRQASDTDGQKGSQERFEGLYQFVHGEHVPASQNKKKSQSLPGALSPKSLNFTEIPVPLHDGHTTGVPKVPPYPPSFPPPLEPTRNLEKASFSGPFPRPKFGKPLKTPCYGSHSQPRGEGGFQDHQHRDPRGSYPTRSKDPSHELGMLDTGLEPPMYVPPPSYRSPPQHIPNPYLEDPVPTHVSSHQSQQQLPEKPEGSCPLPSGSLAARDLYDAMPGSPPQGLPPQPYPVATHGGSIQYIPFDDPRIRHIKLAQPPEFYKEAKLDDTPYNSGLITKQEPAVGERQYGDVFSTPWGPTPPPVNQRGSALVHSSPRWLQGQQPMGIEPGGFHGQTEHHIMRRLATDVRDSKAESHASSPQPQSEGTCKTYTKLRKFETGVQSKKSSKKSNATIFCLVSVPVKSESLVPDTDTNNNDLKLEAAKTHGRCQGPALEEQRLLSMSSTDLELQALMGNMAWRRTSPRQGLGESEDGQTDDPRILHLIKPRELLASGLWPGHQYRDQQTQTSFPEDSKSSQLLPATKPGEASNAAPTPTGPDTTASEAHLQEALAFSDQNQKASVPHLRGQMSLSPSRNSAFSRTSSAISQASLPKGAPAQLPSANPVPKPEVVKGESTTGQCNSTQLFGQFLLKPVSRRPWDLISQLESFNKELQEEEESRGASGSEDGEAEQPEGCDDSRAKTWDHQESRIEWQPAGLALEDAASPHGRIHESQSWTEELKPGYPGAHPQSLGPSQEEGSRGGPVQWADRNLTAEQKSQEVLNGMCERDISPRPVSRIAPIDTKAAPLFCLAEPRGSQELTKVSDALGSVQLGRETPTKVDSGGDTEVLPCVLLPLADKYQGLSTPDFRSLELTLGQEQSAYKSECLGLENTMEVLPSESLQERAERILGIEVAMESLLPGARRTEQSQLPEPDASACGPRSSREDSSPSLAPPGSLTVATDAFYGRRKCGWTESPLFVGERAPQASVSSDVDGFPASQATSPEPGQKDEEAKPPFKSTLFHFMEKSTNVVDPEKSLRNPSKEMESLQDKLVSPPKRADSVRLMRMREVKSLSQMGCLSSKSADSMEEPDPLEVIKSPAQLPEGLTSLSGKDQAWQSGHLPPVPQDENGHPEVPREKMSDQDLWCADAYDPSRVERV, translated from the coding sequence GTTTTTAAATCACCCTTCCTTAGCATGGTCCTCTCAGCCGCAAAGTAATAGAGACCACATCTACTGGagcagaggaagacaggagggCAGTGGCTCCCTGTGTCCCACGAACCGGAAGGAACTGGCGATCAGAGGAATGGCTCAGGCTCACAGTCTGCCCATCCATGTGAGAGAGAGTCCATGGGAAGTTGCAGGAAGGACAGAGCATGTGATGAAGAATGCTGTTTgggaagaagagctgagaatgcaGGATGTGAGCTTGGAAAGCTGGAAGCAGCCGAGGGAGTTAGGGAGGCAGGCATCTGATACTGATGGACAGAAGGGGTCTCAGGAAAGGTTCGAGGGTCTGTACCAGTTTGTTCATGGAGAGCACGTGCCGGCAtctcagaacaaaaagaaatctcaGTCATTGCCTGGAGCTCTTTCTCCTAAGAGTCTAAATTTCACAGAAATTCCTGTTCCACTACACGATGGTCACACAACAGGTGTCCCAAAAGTGCCACCATATCCTCCCAGCTTCCCACCACCTTTGGAACCCACGAGGAACCTTGAGAAGGCTAGCTTCTCAGGCCCTTTTCCCAGGCCTAAGTTTGGGAAACCCCTTAAGACTCCATGCTATGGCTCTCACTCACAGCCCAGGGGAGAAGGTGGATTTCAGGACCACCAGCACAGGGACCCACGTGGCTCCTACCCAACAAGAAGTAAGGATCCCAGCCATGAGTTGGGTATGCTGGACACTGGCTTGGAGCCCCCAATGTATGTGCCTCCACCTTCATACAGGTCACCCCCTCAGCACATTCCAAACCCCTACCTTGAAGATCCTGTGCCCACGCATGTGAGCAGCCACCAGAGTCAGCAGCAACTACCTGAGAAACCTGAGGGCAGCTGTCCACTTCCTTCTGGCTCCCTTGCAGCTAGGGATCTCTATGATGCAATGCCTGGCTCTCCTCCTCAAGGTCTTCCTCCACAGCCCTATCCTGTTGCCACCCATGGGGGTTCTATTCAGTACATTCCATTTGATGATCCACGGATCCGACATATCAAACTAGCTCAGCCCCCAGAATTCTATAAAGAGGCAAAGCTTGATGACACGCCCTATAACTCTGGTCTCATCACTAAGCAAGAGCCAGCTGTTGGAGAAAGACAGTACGGTGATGTCTTTTCAACACCGTGGGGCCCAACACCTCCACCAGTCAACCAGCGGGGCTCGGCCTTGGTCCATTCCAGTCCCCGGTGGCTGCAGGGTCAGCAACCCATGGGCATTGAACCTGGAGGCTTCCATGGCCAAACAGAGCATCATATCATGAGAAGATTAGCAACTGATGTGAGAGACAGCAAGGCAGAAAGCCATGCCTCTTCACCACAGCCACAGAGTGAAGGCACCTGCAAAACCTACACTAAGCTCAGAAAGTTTGAAACTGGGGTTCAGAGCaagaaaagttcaaagaaaaGTAACGCAACcatattttgtttggtttctgtccCAGTTAAATCTGAGTCACTTGTGCCAGATACAGACACAAACAACAATGACTTAAAGCTGGAAGCTGCTAAGACCCACGGGCGGTGCCAGGGTCCAGCCCTGGAGGAGCAGAGGCTGCTGAGTATGTCTTCCACCGACCTGGAGCTGCAAGCCCTCATGGGAAACATGGCTTGGAGAAGAACATCCCCAAGGCAAGGTCTGGGGGAGTCAGAAGATGGCCAAACCGATGACCCCAGAATTCTCCATCTCATCAAACCCAGAGAACTTCTGGCTTCAGGCTTATGGCCAGGACACCAGTACAGAGATCAGCAGACCCAAACCAGTTTCCCTGAAGACTCCAAAAGCTCACAGCTCCTCCCTGCCACAAAGCCAGGAGAGGCCAGCAACGCAGCACCGACCCCAACAGGCCCAGATACCACTGCCTCTGAAGCACACCTGCAGGAGGCCTTAGCATTCAGTGACCAAAATCAGAAGGCCAGCGTACCTCACCTCCGAGGGCAAATGTCCCTCAGCCCATCGCGAAACAGTGCTTTCTCAAGGACTTCCTCAGCCATAAGCCAGGCATCTCTGCCCAAAGGGGCCCCTGCCCAGCTCCCTAGTGCCAACCCTGTACCCAAGCCAGAGGTGGTGAAGGGGGAATCCACAACAGGCCAATGCAACAGCACACAACTCTTTGGTCAGTTTCTCTTGAAACCAGTTAGCCGGCGGCCCTGGGATCTGATAAGTCAGTTAGAAAGTTTTAACAAGGAGcttcaggaagaggaagaaagccgTGGGGCTAGCGGTAGCGAGGATGGTGAGGCAGAACAGCCAGAGGGCTGTGATGACTCCAGAGCCAAAACTTGGGACCACCAGGAAAGCAGAATAGAGTGGCAGCCTGCAGGGCTGGCACTGGAGGACGCAGCTTCCCCGCATGGGAGAATTCACGAGTCACAGAGCTGGACTGAAGAACTGAAACCTGGCTACCCAGGTGCCCATCCACAGTCCCTGGGCCCATCACAGGAGGAAGGCAGCAGAGGTGGTCCAGTCCAGTGGGCAGATAGAAACCTGACTGCAGAGCAGAAGAGCCAGGAGGTTTTGAATGGGATGTGTGAGCGAGACATTAGCCCAAGACCTGTGAGCAGGATTGCTCCCATTGACACAAAAGCAGCCCCTTTGTTCTGCCTGGCAGAACCCCGAGGAAGTCAAGAGCTCACCAAAGTCAGCGATGCTTTAGGGTCTGTGCAGCTGGGCAGAGAGACTCCCACAAAGGTGGATAGTGGTGGGGACACAGAGGTCCTACCCTGTGTGCTGCTGCCCCTTGCTGACAAATACCAAGGCCTCTCAACACCAGACTTTCGGTCTTTAGAGCTCACACTAGGACAAGAGCAGAGTGCCTATAAATCAGAGTGTCTGGGTTTAGAGAACACCATGGAAGTCCTTCCAAGTGAGTCTCTgcaggaaagggcagagaggatCCTGGGTATCGAGGTGGCCATGGAGTCCCTTCTGCCAGGTGCCAGGAGAACAGAACAGAGCCAGCTCCCTGAGCCTGACGCAAGTGCCTGCGGCCCAAGGTCATCCAGAGAGGACTCATCGCCCAGCTTGGCACCACCAGGGAGCCTTACAGTGGCCACAGATGCCTTCTATGGCAGGAGGAAGTGTGGCTGGACTGAGAGTCCCCTTTTTGTAGGAGAAAGGGCCCCCCAGGCTTCTGTTTCCTCAGATGTGGATGGCTTCCCTGCAAGCCAGGCCACCAGTCCTGAGCCTGGGCAAAAGGATGAGGAGGCGAAACCACCCTTCAAGTCCACTCTGTTCCACTTCATGGAAAAGTCCACAAATGTGGTGGACCCTGAAAAAAGTCTCAGAAACCCTTCCAAAGAGATGGAGAGCTTACAAGATAAACTGGTATCACCCCCCAAAAGGGCAGACTCGGTTCGCTTGATGAGAATGAGGGAGGTAAAGTCCTTGTCTCAGATGGGGTGTCTGAGCTCCAAGAGTGCTGACTCCATGGAGGAGCCTGATCCCTTAGAGGTCATCAAGAGTCCAGCCCAGCTGCCAGAAGGTCTTACTTCCCTGAGTGGGAAAGACCAGGCCTGGCAATCAGGGCACCTGCCCCCTGTCCCTCAGGATGAAAATGGACACCCTGAAGTGCCAAGGGAGAAGATGTCAGACCAGGACTTGTGGTGTGCAG